In Desulfobulbus oralis, one DNA window encodes the following:
- a CDS encoding EamA family transporter, with translation MKPSLWLIVVNLFLVYISWGSTYIGLKFTLEVLGPFTTCGARMGLGGFLLCLMLMLTGRWRFPALADWRHAAGYGVPLVVMASGFLGKGQMSIDSTVAAVISGSTPITMLVAAWLFAGEKRPSLPQCFGLATGLLGLVLLATSHGAGSGIKSTPGGMLWVLLATFGWVAGSLFMRGRNLPTRLSPLESCALLLLMGGLESLALAFVCGEASMVHWENLRPSVLAAFSWMVIGGAILAYSSYFWLLKHTSIATAVSYEYVVPVIGLVLGWQIGGESVNSQMVLASCLTVGSVFFVMWHKRNG, from the coding sequence ATGAAACCATCCCTCTGGCTTATCGTCGTCAACCTCTTTCTGGTCTACATTTCCTGGGGCTCCACCTATATCGGCCTGAAATTCACCCTGGAGGTGCTGGGGCCCTTTACCACCTGCGGCGCCCGCATGGGGCTGGGCGGCTTTCTGCTCTGCCTGATGCTGATGCTCACGGGCCGCTGGCGCTTTCCCGCCCTGGCCGACTGGCGGCATGCCGCCGGCTATGGGGTGCCGCTCGTTGTCATGGCCAGCGGTTTTCTCGGCAAGGGCCAGATGAGCATCGACAGCACGGTGGCTGCGGTCATCTCCGGCAGCACGCCCATCACCATGCTGGTGGCGGCCTGGCTCTTTGCCGGCGAAAAGCGGCCCTCGCTCCCGCAGTGCTTCGGTCTGGCCACCGGGCTGCTCGGGCTGGTCTTGCTGGCGACCAGCCATGGGGCGGGCAGCGGCATCAAAAGCACGCCAGGCGGCATGCTCTGGGTGCTGCTCGCCACTTTCGGCTGGGTGGCCGGCTCGCTTTTCATGCGGGGACGCAACCTGCCCACCCGGCTCTCGCCGCTGGAATCCTGCGCCCTGCTCCTGCTCATGGGCGGGCTGGAATCTCTGGCACTGGCCTTTGTCTGCGGCGAGGCCAGCATGGTGCATTGGGAAAATCTCAGGCCCTCCGTACTGGCCGCCTTTTCGTGGATGGTGATCGGCGGGGCCATTCTGGCCTATTCCAGTTATTTCTGGCTCCTGAAACACACCTCCATTGCCACTGCGGTTTCCTATGAATACGTGGTGCCGGTGATTGGTCTTGTCCTGGGCTGGCAGATCGGCGGCGAGAGCGTGAACAGCCAGATGGTGCTGGCCTCCTGCCTCACTGTGGGTTCGGTCTTCTTTGTGATGTGGCACAAGCGAAACGGCTGA
- a CDS encoding GDSL-type esterase/lipase family protein, translating into MFRIRSQSCTLAGLVVQALILVLCGRAMASPEAAIRAYEAAQESRVLLSAPAPLSRRVDGSGLINFGPAAPPWLTKLRDLRQRGTGVFRIVLLGDSHTACSYFGDALRERLQGRLGNAGFGWMQPNAARGQYVALMSYRGERWSTKSSREGSGDFPLGGLVAQGSGTLTLTPKNGDRRPMSLKLIARCDCGTGRLVLRDGEGRQLLLPVSGAVAQRGWQVLEAHWVALPLSFIDPEACWRIGPIGLELEASPSGLTLSALGINGAELHENRKWRSGWPRDLAATAADLVILEYGTNEAFGRKNVDIAQLAWHWRQSIRKIRWALPEAGILIVGAPEALQDATAGSCGERPLHLDRVQAMQKSVARSNQALYWSWQEAMGGSCSMRRWMSQGLALQDGVHFNQAGYRQFGAALAEAILELAE; encoded by the coding sequence ATGTTCCGCATCCGCAGCCAATCGTGCACCCTGGCGGGCCTGGTGGTTCAGGCCCTGATCCTTGTCCTCTGCGGCAGGGCCATGGCCTCGCCGGAGGCGGCCATCCGCGCCTACGAAGCGGCGCAGGAGAGCAGGGTCCTGCTGTCCGCCCCGGCCCCGCTCTCCCGGCGGGTGGACGGGTCCGGCCTGATCAACTTCGGCCCGGCCGCACCGCCCTGGCTCACGAAACTCCGCGACCTCAGGCAGCGGGGCACTGGCGTTTTCCGCATCGTGCTGCTGGGCGATTCCCATACCGCGTGCTCCTATTTCGGCGATGCCCTCAGGGAGCGGCTGCAGGGCAGACTGGGCAATGCGGGCTTTGGCTGGATGCAGCCCAATGCCGCGCGCGGCCAGTATGTCGCCCTGATGTCCTACAGGGGCGAGCGCTGGAGCACCAAAAGCAGCCGCGAGGGCAGCGGCGACTTTCCCCTGGGCGGCCTGGTCGCCCAGGGCAGCGGGACACTGACCCTGACGCCGAAAAACGGCGACAGGCGGCCCATGAGCCTGAAGCTCATCGCCCGCTGTGACTGTGGGACAGGCCGGCTCGTGCTCCGGGACGGCGAGGGCCGGCAACTGCTCCTGCCCGTGTCCGGCGCGGTCGCGCAGCGCGGCTGGCAGGTGCTGGAAGCCCACTGGGTGGCCCTGCCCCTGAGTTTCATCGATCCGGAGGCATGCTGGCGCATCGGCCCGATCGGGCTGGAACTCGAAGCCAGTCCTTCGGGCCTGACCTTGAGCGCCCTGGGCATCAACGGCGCGGAGCTGCATGAAAACCGCAAGTGGCGGAGCGGCTGGCCCCGTGATCTGGCTGCGACGGCTGCGGATCTGGTGATTCTGGAGTACGGCACCAACGAGGCCTTTGGCAGGAAGAACGTGGATATTGCCCAGCTCGCCTGGCACTGGCGCCAGAGCATCCGCAAGATTCGCTGGGCGCTGCCCGAAGCCGGCATTCTGATCGTGGGCGCGCCCGAGGCCCTGCAGGATGCGACCGCTGGCTCCTGCGGCGAGCGGCCGCTGCATCTGGACAGGGTGCAGGCCATGCAGAAAAGTGTGGCCCGCTCCAATCAGGCCCTGTACTGGTCATGGCAGGAGGCCATGGGCGGTTCCTGCAGTATGAGGCGCTGGATGAGCCAGGGGCTCGCCCTCCAAGACGGCGTGCACTTCAACCAGGCCGGCTACCGGCAATTTGGAGCCGCCCTGGCCGAGGCCATTCTGGAGCTGGCGGAGTAA
- a CDS encoding SGNH/GDSL hydrolase family protein, producing the protein MPPSDPQQAAGRRTGARLALVLALTALFGLWLAQDSLSAYWQEHYYRAYPLAWLERFALWRSGSLLHDRAAARWADNDIAWFYRYLFVRYEAFRKRGDEPVAAGPERPDLVADVRPGAAAGAGDSPPAAPAPAASPGLRPVSSPAALSRLEPERPHSGDAEPMIRPEDPARPPCILHSGAAVFFGGDSLMEGVAPHVAHWLFRQGIASCNKSHRSTGLSYPNKVRDWPLEVERSLEGNPQIRLVIMFLGPNDPWDFPDPEEPRGKFLRFRSAAWEKVYRERISRILTAAEQHQARVIWLGLPYMRQPQFDQQMSYLDEVMRSETAGRALFLPTRDLLSSIGAYSDDMPLGGRAVTVRARDGVHFSPRGQRILAQAIQQQIHILPKEPQDQHL; encoded by the coding sequence ATGCCACCTTCTGATCCGCAACAGGCAGCGGGCCGGCGGACAGGCGCCAGGCTCGCTCTCGTGCTGGCCCTGACCGCGCTTTTTGGCCTCTGGCTGGCGCAGGATTCGCTCTCCGCCTACTGGCAGGAGCACTACTACCGGGCATACCCGCTGGCCTGGCTTGAACGCTTTGCCCTGTGGCGGAGCGGGAGTCTGCTGCATGACCGGGCGGCGGCACGCTGGGCCGACAACGATATCGCTTGGTTCTACAGGTACCTGTTCGTGCGTTACGAGGCCTTCCGAAAACGGGGAGACGAACCGGTCGCAGCCGGGCCGGAAAGGCCGGACCTGGTGGCGGATGTACGGCCCGGGGCGGCGGCCGGAGCCGGGGACAGTCCGCCCGCTGCGCCGGCCCCGGCCGCTTCTCCCGGCCTCCGGCCTGTGTCCTCACCGGCTGCCCTGTCCCGGCTGGAGCCGGAAAGGCCCCACAGCGGCGATGCGGAGCCCATGATCCGGCCTGAGGATCCGGCCCGGCCGCCCTGCATCCTGCACTCCGGCGCGGCGGTCTTCTTTGGCGGCGATTCCCTGATGGAAGGCGTGGCCCCGCACGTCGCCCACTGGCTTTTTCGCCAGGGCATCGCCTCCTGCAACAAGAGCCATCGCAGTACCGGTCTGTCCTATCCCAACAAGGTCAGGGACTGGCCGCTGGAAGTGGAAAGGAGCCTTGAAGGCAACCCGCAGATCAGGCTGGTCATCATGTTTCTGGGGCCCAACGACCCTTGGGATTTCCCGGATCCGGAGGAGCCCCGGGGCAAATTCCTGCGCTTTCGCTCTGCAGCCTGGGAAAAGGTGTACCGGGAACGGATCAGCCGCATTCTCACCGCCGCGGAACAGCATCAGGCCAGGGTCATCTGGCTGGGCCTGCCCTACATGCGCCAGCCGCAATTCGACCAGCAGATGAGCTATCTGGACGAAGTCATGCGGTCGGAAACCGCGGGCCGCGCCCTGTTTCTGCCCACCAGGGATCTGTTGTCCAGCATCGGGGCCTACAGCGACGACATGCCGCTTGGCGGCAGGGCCGTGACCGTGCGTGCCCGGGACGGCGTGCATTTTTCGCCCAGGGGCCAGCGCATTCTGGCGCAGGCCATCCAGCAGCAGATCCACATCCTTCCGAAAGAACCGCAAGATCAGCACCTGTAG